The nucleotide sequence ctacacagcaaataatcactgtacaaaaattatcacatgcatgttttatacaaattttgctctctagcaaaaataacaaaaattagccattaaaggcgcttgaactacacctcataatttttctacagtacatgcatgacacatatttttcctaggaagtacattacataagaagattaacaaacttagaatcatatttttctgaagcctataggtttttctacacatttttcaagttatcagcaatatcaaaggttaaataaagctctacagaaaagtatctcaaaaatgacatgcaatatttttatcatgtagatctggtgacaaggaacctagcaaaatttatttcaacagatttggagcaaatttgagtatacaaacattttctaaatcatttctctttccaaataataaaagaaaactgaaaacaaaattttcctattactactgggctgGCCCGTGGAAaccaactggcccacggccacactcgGCCTGTGCAGACCGAGCGAAGGGGAGGGCGGCGGCCTGGCTTGGGGCTTCGGCCCAAGCcagcctggcccagctcggccgaggcgaaggaGCCACGCCGGCGTCGAGACGCCACGGCGGCGCGGGCTCTGCCAGCGGGCCGGCGGTCGTTGCCAGCCGGGTCAGGGCAAGCAGGCGAGCGCACGGGGTTCGCAAGGAGGTGACGAACCCGAGCAGGCAACTAAAAAGGGTGGAGGAGGGAAAGAGGACGtgttccacggcggccgagcacggcggtgcCATGACTAACGGTGGTGAAACGCGCCAAACGCTCTACCTTGGCTCAAAAGGCATCACAGCCGCGAGCACCAAGTGTTGGAGAGCGAGGCGAAGCTAGGTGCGCTTGATTGCTAGCCGTGGTGGAGCACTGGCGGCGCATTTGTCTAGCGGGGGCTGCGGTGGCGCTCGGTGGCAAGAGAGCAGAGCTCGTGCAGGCGAAgcagagaggcagcgcgggagagtGAAGAGTGGAGTGCCACGGGCTCAGCAaatgaaggcgggcgcgtgggagcgGAGGCAGGctgtggctgccgcgcggcgggcgtcgccggcgcatggtcgccacgcggcggtcgcGCCCTAGCGCGGTCGGGACGTGACGCGCGGGAACGGCGTGGCGCAGCACTGGGGTAGGCCGaacgcggcgctgggctgggccgaacgCGGGGCACGCGAGCGGCAGGCGCTGCGgcaggccaggccggcttcggccgtgggccgagaagggaggcgacggcccgtgaaaggagaaaagcatttttcaatttttgattttcaaggaaatttcaaatagcagttttcaaatacccttttgagcaagaaaatgacttcttttgaaaatggcccaaaaataaaagttgcttagaatttaatcctctacaactttgcttttatgaccaaagtccaattcttgatagattttgaattataaaattaaagtcaattttaactcaaaaccctacttttggagaattatttttaaaacagaatttggcaataatttcaatacaaactttgctccaaaaaaatGCGCCAAagaattctagatgatttacaatcatagccaaacatgttttactaacctagcaagcataatttgggcaaaAGCAACtccaaacaagtgtatgcaatattCATGTTccgcgagcatgtttcatatgtttcgaagcaggattttagttattatttacatgattaggcatgtatgattaggatgcttgatgatgcataatatgcatgatttgcagtacCTAAATGCTGgccataacaccggggtgttacacaagtgcttaaacgtaacaggacactacctgaggaatttgcatggcctagcaagagcaagatgcaaaaagtttatatgcatttcataatgccggggcccgcccctgattgattatttaaatatgggacatgctccccactttatatccggaatgtcatttacaacatatttttatgtttaacatgtaGGAAACctacatctgtaccatgagatcaggaaaaacacgctcctgagagctactttactcagataagtcaagaaacaacctggtttgatcaaaaaagaaccccgatgaggtacggcaagaaccaagacaagcttagaaagaacccagattgataaaaaaagaaccccaacaaggtgcggcaagaaccaagacaagcttagaaaaaatccggattgatcagaaaagaaCCCCAATAAGGATAGACAGAGATCAagtcaagatcagaaagaacccatattgaagaaaaacaacccagacaagttgggaacagaaatcaagataaaaagaacctagagtgatcagaaaacaacccggatgaggtacatacaagttcagaaagaatcTAGacaaagtgcaaacaacctgaaagaggtacatcaagaaccagagaattctagaaacgacctggatgaataaaaacaactcagaagaacatcacagcttagtcaaacactaagctcgggggcttgGCATTCACTTCAACTATGCCCGAGGGCTCGGATTTAAAGacgaaggaccaagaatacaagaactcaagactacaacaaacgacaacacatcaagacccttcatccgattttttttttcgaaagaaaagaactcggagaaggctcgggggctgcgggatacataaccccagaaatttttgaagacaagaatctagacccttcaacttttgcaagcaaaagcaagaggctcgggggctacactcagtgagtgcaatttttacgaaaaattgcacccatcgaaaaagaactcggagcaaccaagaagactaaagggaccctctggcttcttgttccaacaagcaagaggctcgggggctacactcactgagtgcacttttttagaaaaaagtgcacatcagtcatGACGAACCAACCAAAATAAGACCATATCAAAATTTCACTTTAGAAGAACCtggaacggatttacaacaactcaacgaagaccaagaagaataagaaggcttccgaagctcatccatgagatgctcgggggcttatcgatgcGGGACTTATGGGGTTTCccacagagaagagagaagaagacctagtccaattaggattccctacatgtaatcctactaggactagttacatgtaatcctactaggatctctactttgtaaccgactaggactcccacctctcctagactatataaaggagggcagggatccctagatcggcacctacacataaccgacagaactcacaaccacaacatacctcgcaacacaacaaatagcgcagggcgcaatatactatccacaccagactagacgtagggcgccATGACTTTctggcgtgccgaaccagtataaatcattgtctccctgcgtttaccatcaaATTCCTACAAacaccgatacccctccgaacaaatcacggTCACTCATAAGGAGAAGCTTCTCTTCTCCGCCACAGCGTAAACCTCACCTACGGCTGATTCCTATACTTGCTCGAGTAGTAGCAGCACCCAGCGGGCCTTTTCCGCAACACAGCAGTCCTACAGGGTGTGGAACCAAAAGAGTACCACTGCCTATAATTACCAGTGGCCCCTTTCCCCTGTTTTCCTCGACGCTTTCCCATTCCTCTCCATTCCCTCGCCTCCACTTCTCTCCGCCCCCAGCGGCATTGCAGGCGGACAGGACCGACCAACAGCACCAAAGCAAGGAATCCACTTGGATCGATCCATGGGGAGGCGCGAGATGAACGGGCGGCTATCGGCCGAGTACCAGGGCCTGGAGGTGAAGGTGCCCAACCTCTTCCGGTGCCCCATCTCGCTGGACGTGATGCGCTCCCCCGTGAGCCTCTGCACGGGCGTCACCTACGAGCGCGCCTCCATCCAGCGCTGGCTCGACTCCGGCAACACCACGTGCCCGGCCACCATGCTCCCGCTCCCCTCCACGGACCTGGTCCCGAACCTCACCCTGCGCCGCCTCATCGCGCTGTGGGCGTCCACGGCCGCGCCCTCCTCACCGCCCGCGGCGTCCGCCGTCGGGCCCAcgccggccgcggccgcggccgagcTCCTCCGCCGGGTCGCTGACCCTGGCGCGGACCCCAGCCCCGCGCTCCGGAAGCTCGCGGCTTTCCTCTCCGACGACGACGTGGACGAGTTCGACAAGAACGCGCTGGCTCGGGCCAGCGGCGCCGCGGAGACCGTGGCGTCCGTGCTGCGGAGGTCCGAGGACAGGGAGGCCGCGGAGGCCGCCGCGCGGGTGCTGGCGGCGATCGCGGCGTCCGACTGCATCGAGGAGGAGAGCAAGAGGCGCGTGGCGGCGGCGCTCGCCGCCGACGCGCCGTCCGCGGCCGCGGCCCTGGCGCGCGTGCTGCGGAGCGGGTCCTCGCTGGAAGCGCGCGTGGACGCGGCGAGGCTGGTGGAGTCGCTGCTCCGCAATGCGGCAgcgtcggcggcggtggctgagtCCGAGGAGCTGATCGGCGAGCTGATCCGCCTGGTGGGCCCCGCGGACGACGAGAAGAAGACGAAGGGCGGCGGCCTGGCCCTGGACAGGCAGGCCGTGGCGGCGGGGCTGTCGTGCCTGGCGGCCATCGCGGCGACGCGGCGCGGCGCCCGCACCGAGATGGTCCGTCTCGGCGCCGTCCCGGCCGCGGTGCGCGTGCTGGAAGCCGACGCCGGGTCCCCAAGCCAGGCACTCCGGGTGCTGGAGGCGGCGGTGGGGTGCGCCGAAGGCCGCGCCGCGGTGTGCGAGTCCGCGGGGACCGCGGTGCCCGCGGTGGTGTCCAAGATGATGAAGGGAGGGATTGGCGGCGCGGAGGCGGCGGTGTCGGTGCTGTGGGCGGTGTGCCACCGGTACCGGGAccggcgcgcggtggaggccgcggcGGCGTGCGAGGGCGGGCTGAccaagctgctgctgctgatgcagagcgggtgctcggcggcggcgaggcagATGGCGTCGGAGCTGCTCAAGATCTTCCGGGTGAACGACAAGAGCTGCGTCGCGGGGTACGACTCCAAGACCAGCCACATCATGCCCTTCTGACGCCGATGATGCCGTCGGCGTCGGACGGATGGAACAGGGGAACCAACTCACATTTGTCTTTTCTTTTCCAATTCCCATTTCTTGATTTTGATTTGATTCGGTGGAAGTACATACCATACGGCAGGaaggaggaaaaaaaaaagaatcgctTCTCTTGGAGCAACACAAACTTGTACATGGGTAGAGAATTTTGGTAGAAAGGAAGAAAGAAATTAATGGATGAGGCAAATTCAGCTTGTCTGTCGGCGAAATCATTCGCTTCGTTTCAAATTGCAATCGTGAACCACGTTACAAGCCTTGTACTACATGCAATTGGCCAAACGCTGCGATCACGTTCTGATGATGTTGGATCAGCATCAGTGCGTCCGGCAAACCAAACATGCGATTTGCATGCCTCGTATTACGTATATATCGTATGCGCCTAGTAATAAGGTCAAAGACGTCAAAACCTCGTTCGCATGAGTCCCGATTGCTTGATATCCAAATGTGTAGCCCGCTGGcatgtagggatgaaaatggtacggatattttccgaccgtattcgaaaccgaatccgtttagaggggttgagatctgtctatccgagtctggatatccaatatccgataccatatccgtatccgaatactcaaatcacatatttatgacgtcgatatccaatcgtatcctatccgacatagttgacactatccgtattcgaatctgaatccggacaaaaatatgaaaacaaatgtaatatcggtgatatccgtccgtatccgatccgttttcatccctactagcATGCTTGTTACGGTATATCGCAAACTCTAACCCGCATCCGTTGCGTTGTAGCGCGACGTCGCGACCCCGCGTCCTCTCTCTTCTTCTCTATTCCCGACGGTCTTAGAAAAAAAAAGCTTTGGGGAGGCAGGCAGACCACGTGACGGGGACCGGAGAGACGGCagcgaggcggaggcggcggtaaCGCCGTCAGAACGGGTGGCGGAGGTGGCAGCTAGGCCAGATCAGGGCGGGGGTGACCATtgccatggcggcggcgacgggagAAGAAGGAGGCCGCAGCGGGCGCGGtgggcggtggcggcgacgggGTCGCGCGCTCGCCCTGTAGCGCGATGGGTCGCGCTTTAACTTCCTCCTGGGTATATATCCTGGCTCCATCCGATGGCGAGCAAAGGAAGTGGCCAAGACGTTGATGAACATAGTCTTTGCATTTGCGTCGGATAGCCGAATGGTCGGGGAGCAGGCCCGGGTGGAAGGAAACCATCAGGTTTCCGTCTGACTGGTTGGTGTTGGCATGCGAGGAAGCTAGCAAAGGTTGAGGGGCGAGGTTGGGGGATTAATAAcaaaggcctggtttagattgaggttaggaatcagtatttgacactgtagcattttcgtttgtatttgacaattattgtccaatcatggcctaactaggctcaaaagattcgtctcgtaatttataatcaaactgtgtaattagttatttttttatctacatttaatactccatgtatatgtccaaagatttgatgtgagagagagagtgaaaaaacttgcaatctagaCAAGGCTAAAGTGAAAAAGCGGGAAACCAAGCGTGGCAGGTCGCCCGCCCAACACATGCATGCAGTGGAATCACGcctcctctctcttctcttctcttctcttttaACCCCACTTTCACTGCTGCAGTTCTTCCTCTCCAACTTCTTCTAAGAAGAAGAAAACACTTGTACACTGCAGCGCCTCCTTATCCGAGTAGTACGTACGTACCGCTCCATTTCGTTTATGTGATATAATAAAGAAAAGGGTATTTTCTTCAGTAGAAGCAAAGGTATTTTCCCTAGTGTCTAGTCAAAGGTTGTTCGTTCCGTGCCAGTGTGTGTGCGCGCCATGCCACTCAGCACAAGCTAGGATGACACGGTTAGCTGCATTCGGCACTCGGCACTCGGCAATGCAAGAAAGTTGGGTGTATATATTGCACACTATTTTAGTCGGCCTTTTGACTGTGTCGCCGCCAATAATCCAGGCTTATGCAAGTTGAAGTTGGCCTTGGCCACTGTCCCTCTCCCACCGCCCGGATCGGACCCAATCTGCAGCTTCCCGCTCTCTGGCGGCCACCACCACCCGTCGGGCCTTCTTCTTCGGATGCTGGTCATTGTACTTGTACATGTTGTGGCCAGTCGAGCAGGCCAGATAGATGATTTGCTTACCAGTACTCCGAACAATTCTGTGGCTTATAAACCGGccgatgttgttttgttgtgacagaaaaatactgtatcatgactgataagcatgactaatacgatcaagcgaacgtgATGCTTATTACATGCGGAGGTTCTCTAGAAGGGGGACAAGCTGGATCAGATCTACTATGTTGCAAGAGCATTGATAAAACGGGCACGCCATACAATAGAGACGCCTGTCATGTGGACCTTCCCCCCTGACATATAGTACATACATAGGTGTATATTAACAAGATATCAGACCTACTATTACGCCTGTTAAAATAAGCTAAAACGGCTGCACTGCAGCTGGACATAGTACCTTATATGAGTGAGCGCCTTACAGTAAGAATTGCAGCAACACCGTTGCTTTAGTAGAAGCGAACAGGCTAATTGTAATGGTGAAATGGTTGAGCTTGCGGTCATGGCTTATGCACGCAGTTGCCAGAATAAACAACTTTCATTAAAACAGTAAATGAAATGAAACCATTTGGTGGATTCTCTTGCCTTCTTTCCCACACGAATACGTACTGTCACTTTCAGCAAAGGTAACTGGGGCACATAGGCTGATTGCAAGAAGGTTCGCCACTTCGCCTGTGACTTAACTGCTGCCCAACTGCACCGACCTGGTCAGCAGGAACAAAAGCCATTCTAGTAGACACACGCAGCGACAAACTACAACTCCACGCAtagtacatgcatgcatgccttgAAGGACGGGGTTCGGTTACTGCAACGATCAGAGACAATGCAAGCTGGCTACAAGTGCAAAACAAAGTTGAGTTAGGCAGCCTTTGTAGAACGTGAATTTCAATGCTGTAAAAGGATAGGTAACCTGCCACTAGTAACTACTGAGACATGCATTATCGCAACTGGTCTACTCATTATTTATTCAACTCATGCTTAGACTTTTTGGTTATCCCGGGTAAGGGCCATTGGCTCTATGTCTTTGTCATATTATCTACGGTTTATATAAAACCCGCTCATATAATAATTAGCTATAGATATACTCATTGATCCATTCGTCAATAATAATAGTAGCCATACACGTGCGGCACGCACGTGTCTATAGTAAGATAAAACATACTCTTATCTAAACGAGTGATGGAAAAAAGCGTCCGATGGGTATCTTGATAAGGTTAAAACATTCCATAATATTAGCTATAGATATACTCATTGATCCATTCGTCAATAATAATAGTAGCCATACACGGGTGGCATGCACGTTTCTATAGTAAGATAAAACATACTCTTATCTAAACGAGTGATGGAAAAAAGCGTCCGATGGGTATCTTGATAAGGTTAAAACATTCCATAATATGAGGGATAGGTAATAAAATTCTACGTCCAATTATTAGATCACAAATATTTATATTGAGGTGAGATAAAACTCATTGAGTATGCGCATGTTCTGTatctcccagaaaaaaatgacaGGTTCTAAATCCCTCGCATTTTGGACGGACCGTGAGACAAAGGTAGCATTGTAGTATCAATGCTAGAAATTTATAATTCGAGAAAATGTTTATTCCCATCGTTGAAAGACATGGAAACTACATATCCATACAACTATTACTGTGATACAATTAAACTGTGGTACAGCTTCTCTGCGCATCTATGCCCCACGGCGCAGATCAAGACGGAATCAATCTACTTCAGCTACGACCAAATATCAATGCAGCGTTCTGCACGTTCATCGTCAACAAATATCACTTTTTCCTCGCGATCGAAGAAACTCGCCGAGGAGCATCTCATCTGGCATCGCTGATTACTGCCTTTGAATTGCGAGGCAAAGCTTATGGCGTGTTGTCTCCTGTTCGGTTCCGATCGGGATCACATCAATTCCCGCGCATGCCTGTCACCAATCTAGTCGTCGAACAACCCTGCATCAGAGCCGAGTCTGAGATCAATCCGAGAAGTTAGGCAACGGATCATACACATCGAGGCGATGGAATCTCTCTGCATGCTGCTTCATGAATCTCACACGAGGAAGCTCGATACGGATCCGCAATCAAGCAAAGGAAGCCACGCGCTCTACACGGCCATGCAAGCTAATCAGCGAGAAGTTCATTATGGAGGCATCTACCTGACTACACGTACATGCAACCAGGAGACAACAAGCAGTGCATGGTGTGGCGTCAGTTCCATGCCCAGGCATTAATTACCATGCACAACTACGCCGacacgatgacgatgatgattttCATTGAGCCTGTCTACCTCACACTCGAGTGTTTTAGAGAGAACTAGCACATGTGTGTTTTATCCCAAAAAAAAACacacagattacaggaatcaaaAAATTCATGTATTTTATAACAAGGTAGCACATGAATTTTGGCAGCCTAGCACACAAAAAGAGTCACAACAGACAAAAggaaatccatgtgttttttccaTGAGTAGCACACGAAAATATTGCAAGgaaaaaaacatgtgtttttcAAAGAAGTAGCACACAAATCTTCTTGTAGTTGtacttgtacttgtattctttgtGAAACAAGAGCAAAAAATAGAGCAGATCTGTTGTACTTGTTATTGTACTCTATTGTAGCCCACAAACCTAACGACAAAATGACCAATGTTAACAACTACAAGGCACATCAGCCCATCAAACAAATGTGTGTCCTATATATGACCTACTTGACAAAGAAGCAAACCAAACAGATCCATCGATCTGTTCTTGAGGAGGAGCTCACGCACACCAGGGTGAAAACCCCAGATCAGAGCAGGAAAAAAGGGGTGGGGAGGGGGGAGGATCACTAGATCCAAGGAGGCAGGACTCACCTCTACATCATCCAAGGTCAGTACACACCAGATCCAACCCTTCCTTGTGTTAGATCCCTATTTTGTTGATCTCAAACGATCTGTACAAAGGAATTTAACCCATTAGTTTGAAAATCAAGAGGATGACTCGTCGAAGACCAATTTCTAGGCACAAAGTACTAAATTAGTACTGGAGAACCTCCAGGAAAACAGCAGGTGAGATGCTTATGGGGCTGGGAAAACAGGAGCATTAACTGAGAAATGTGCATTTTCATAGCATCCGCAAACATAAATGTTGCCCTAATTGTCCACAGTAAACCCCTAACAATATCTCAGCATAGCTTCTCTCAACCTACCATCCACATGGCCACATAAAACCACAACAAAGATGGGGCTCACTACGACGCATCCTAATAAACAAGCGAGGCGCACCAGAAAAAAACATACACAAATGACCACCACACTAACACCACAATTCAGCATTAAACCCATGACAATGATCGAACCACCTAAACTTTTTGGAGGTTGTGCCTTCTTGCCGTTGGCCCAGCAGCCTAACAGTTTTTCCCATTAAGAAACTAGTGTAGTAGTGATTAGCCTAACATTTTTTGCTAAAACTGGAGAAAACAACAAGTTCATTGTCACAGTatagaaagataatccaaagagcTTACCTCTAACAAACTGACATAGTCCCAGACCTAGGCACAACCAAATTAGGATGCATTGGAATCAACCTGTTTAGAGAAACAGAACAAGACCAAAAGTAAGAACCTGTTTACACAGATCACATAGGACAAATCACAGATCATAGATTACAAGACATAATTTATTTCTATGCAATCTTTTTTCTTCATACTAGCACAATCACAGATCTGACAGCACCCACATCTTGTCCTACCTCCACCATCCTTCATCTAACACAAACATAGATCACATATGACAGATCATAGATTACGAGAGACAATTTATTTCTATGCAAAGACAATTTACAATCTTTTTCCTTCATACTAGCACAATCACAGATCCGACAGCCCCCACATCTTGTCCTACCTCCATCATCCTTCATCTAA is from Miscanthus floridulus cultivar M001 chromosome 7, ASM1932011v1, whole genome shotgun sequence and encodes:
- the LOC136463515 gene encoding U-box domain-containing protein 27-like → MGRREMNGRLSAEYQGLEVKVPNLFRCPISLDVMRSPVSLCTGVTYERASIQRWLDSGNTTCPATMLPLPSTDLVPNLTLRRLIALWASTAAPSSPPAASAVGPTPAAAAAELLRRVADPGADPSPALRKLAAFLSDDDVDEFDKNALARASGAAETVASVLRRSEDREAAEAAARVLAAIAASDCIEEESKRRVAAALAADAPSAAAALARVLRSGSSLEARVDAARLVESLLRNAAASAAVAESEELIGELIRLVGPADDEKKTKGGGLALDRQAVAAGLSCLAAIAATRRGARTEMVRLGAVPAAVRVLEADAGSPSQALRVLEAAVGCAEGRAAVCESAGTAVPAVVSKMMKGGIGGAEAAVSVLWAVCHRYRDRRAVEAAAACEGGLTKLLLLMQSGCSAAARQMASELLKIFRVNDKSCVAGYDSKTSHIMPF